In Accipiter gentilis chromosome 17, bAccGen1.1, whole genome shotgun sequence, one DNA window encodes the following:
- the COL8A2 gene encoding collagen alpha-2(VIII) chain: MLPDAVALLVVVVMMVGLRSAAGGGAAGYAQVKYMQPMVKGPLGPPFREGKGQYLDMPPLLPMDLKGEPGPPGKPGPRGPPGPPGYPGKPGTGKPGMHGQPGPAGPPGFSGIGKPGIPGLPGKAGMKGMPGAKGEPGMRGEQGPRGLPGPPGLPGPAGISVNGKPGPQGGPGLPGFRGEPGPKGEPGPRGERGMKGENGVGKPGLPGPRGNGGPPGPAGPPGPVGVGKPGLDGLPGAPGEKGDMGPPGGPGVNGEPGPMGPRGPPGIDGIGVPGAAGVPGIQGPMGPKGEPGIRGLPGLPGPTGYGKPGLPGLKGDRGQPGVPGAIGDKGEPGVDGEPGEPGPAGIIGPPGPPGSMGLPGKHGLPGSKGDVGPSGPPGMPGMRGDQGPNGFAGKPGVPGERGLPGSLGPPGPTGPKGEPGFIGLPGVPGLTGSPGPKGDGGIPGQPGLRGPSGIPGLQGPAGPMGPQGLPGLKGEPGLPGVPGEGKTGEPGMAGPIGPPGMPGTPGLNGPPGPPGPPGPPGAPGVFDETGIAGLHLPDGGVEGAVLGNGKPGKPQYGRGELSARIAPAFTAILTSPFPASGMPVKFDRTLYNGHNGYNPVTGIFTCPVSGIYYFAYHVHVKGTNVWVALYKNNVPATYTYDEYKKGYLDQASGSAVLELKENDQVWVQMPSDQANGLYSTEYIHSSFSGFLLCPT; this comes from the exons ATGCTGCCGGACGCCGTGGccctgctggtggtggtggtgatgatggtcGGCCTTCGCTCGGCGGCAGGAGGAGGCGCGGCAGGCTACGCTCAAGTGAAGTAcatgcagcccatggtgaagggacccctgggaccccccttCCGCGAAGGCAAAGGGCAGTACCTGG AcatgccgccgctgctgccgatGGACCTCAAAGGGGAGCCAGGACCGCCAGGGAAGCCCGGCCCGCGTGGACCCCCCGGACCCCCCGGCTACCCAGGAAAGCCAGGCACGGGGAAGCCGGGAATGCACGGCCAGCCTGGGCCCGCTGGGCCCCCCGGCTTCTCAGGCATTGGGAAACCCGGCATCCCAGGACTCCCCGGAAAGGCGGGTATGAAAGGGATGCCCGGAGCCAAGGGCGAGCCCGGCATGCGAGGGGAGCAAGGGCCAAGAGGACTGCCCggccccccggggctgccggggccagCCGGCATCTCGGTCAATGGGAAGCCGGGCCCCCAGGGCGGCCCTGGCTTGCCCGGTTTTCGGGGCGAGCCTGGCCCAAAAGGAGAGCCGGGTCCCCGCGGAGAGCGAGGGATGAAGGGTGAAAACGGCGTGGGGAAGCCAGGGTTACCAGGGCCCCGGGGGAACGGGGGTCCTCCCGGCCCTGCGGGGCCCCCAGGGCCTGTCGGCGTTGGAAAACCCGGCCTCGACGGCCTGCCGGGCGCGCCGGGGGAGAAGGGCGACATGGGCCCTCCTGGCGGGCCCGGCGTCAATGGGGAGCCCGGCCCCATGGGGCCCCGGGGCCCCCCTGGCATCGACGGGATCGGTGTCCCAGGCGCCGCGGGGGTCCCGGGGATACAGGGCCCCATGGGACCGAAGGGAGAGCCCGGGATCCGCGGCCTCCCTGGTTTGCCAGGCCCGACGGGCTACGGGAAGCCGGGCTTGCCTGGCCTAAAAGGAGACCGCGGGCAGCCCGGGGTGCCGGGAGCCATCGGCGATAAGGGGGAACCCGGCGTTGACGGGGAGCCGGGGGAGCCGGGCCCTGCCGGCATCATCGGGCCGCCGGGCCCGCCGGGGTCCATGGGGCTGCCGGGCAAGCATGGGCTGCCCGGCTCCAAAGGGGACGTGGGGCCAAGCGGGCCCCCGGGAATGCCAGGGATGCGTGGCGACCAGGGACCGAACGGCTTCGCAGGGAAGCCCGGGGTGCCGGGAGAAAGGGGCCTGCCCGGGTCACTGGGACCCCCCGGCCCAACGGGCCCCAAAGGAGAACCAGGGTTCATCGGCCTCCCAGGGGTGCCAGGATTAACGGGCAGCCCCGGCCCGAAAGGCGACGGCGGGATCCCGGGGCAGCCGGGACTGAGGGGCCCCTCCGGCATCCCGGGCTTGCAAGGACCCGCGGGTCCCATGGGACCGCAGGGGTTACCGGGGCTGAAAGGGGAGCCGGGGCTCCCCGGGGTTCCCGGTGAGGGGAAGACCGGCGAGCCTGGCATGGCCGGACCCATTGGCCCCCCGGGAATGCCGGGAACGCCAGGGCTGAATGGGCCGCCTGGCCCGCCGGGGCCGCCTGGGCCGCCGGGAGCGCCCGGGGTGTTCGACGAGACGGGCATCGCGGGGCTGCACCTGCCGGACGGAGGCGTGGAGGGGGCCGTGCTGGGGAACGGCAAGCCGGGGAAGCCGCAGTATGGCCGAGGAGAGCTCTCTGCCCGGATCGCACCAGCCTTCACCGCCATCCTCACCTCCCCCTTCCCGGCATCGGGCATGCCGGTCAAGTTTGACAGGACTTTGTATAACGGGCACAACGGCTACAACCCGGTCACCGGGATATTCACCTGCCCCGTATCCGGCATTTACTACTTTGCCTACCACGTGCATGTCAAAGGGACTAATGTTTGGGTGGCACTTTATAAGAACAACGTGCCCGCCACCTACACATACGACGAGTACAAAAAGGGCTATCTGGACCAGGCCTCAGGCAGCGCCGTGCTTGAACTCAAGGAGAACGACCAAGTCTGGGTACAAATGCCCTCGGACCAGGCCAACGGGTTGTACTCCACGGAATACATCCACTCCTCCTTCTCCGGGTTCCTGCTTTGCCCCACATAA
- the ADPRS gene encoding ADP-ribosylhydrolase ARH3 — MAAAAGSGSGTGRAAAARPRPGPARFRGCLAGALLGDCLGAVFEGRSVVKLSDLLRFLRGLEPTSGPPEEGEQAGSARRETLSYTDDTAMSRSVVQSLLAKREFDEVDMAKRFAEEYKKEPNRGYGMAVVNVFKKLLSPKCNDVFEPARAQFNGKGSYGNGGAMRVAGISLVYSDVQDVKKFAKLSAELTHANSLGYNGAILQALAVHLALQGELSKETFLEQLISHMEDVEADDKSLTDARALGFEDLPFSRRLKKIKEFLELSSVPKADVLFELGNGIAALRSVPTAIYSFLRCMEADPDIPDHYSNLQRTIIYCISLGGDTDTIATMAGAIAGAYYGEEQIPPSWEQSCEAFQETQKLANSLYELYCQRL, encoded by the exons atggcggcggcggcgggttcGGGTTCAGggacggggcgggcggcggctgcgCGGCCTCGTCCGGGACCCGCCCGGTTCCGGGGCTGTTTGGCCGGGGCGTTGTTGGGTGATTGTTTGGGCGCCGTTTTCGAAGGCAGGAGCGTCGTGAAGCTCTCCGACCTACTACGTTTCCTCCGAGGCCTGGAACCGACGTCCGGGCCGCCCGAGGAGGGGGAGCAGGCCGGCAGCGCCCGCAGAG AAACACTTTCGTACACTGACGACACGGCCATGAGCAGGTCGGTGGTGCAGTCCCTGCTAGCCAAGCGAGAGTTTGATGAAGTGGATATGGCCAAGAG GTTTGCTGAGGAGTACAAGAAGGAACCCAACAGGGGCTATGGGATGGCTGTTGTCAAtgtcttcaagaagctcctgagCCCCAAGTGCAACGATGTGTTTGAACCAGCAAGAGCCCAGTTTAACGGGAAAGGCTCCTATGGCAATGGTGGTGCCATGAGGGTGGCAGGCATCTCACTCGTGTATTCTGATGTCCAGGATGTTAAGAAG TTTGCGAAGCTGAGTGCTGAGTTAACCCATGCCAACTCCCTGGGCTACAACGGGGCCATCCTGCAGGCCCTGGCCGTGCATCTCGCCCTGCAGGGAGAACTCAGCAAGGAGACCTTCCTGGAGCAGCTCATTAGCCACATGGAAGATGTAGAGGCAGACGATAAGTCTCTTACTGACGCCCGAGC ACTGGGATTTGAGGATTTACCATTTTCAAGGCgtctaaagaaaataaaggaatttttGGAGCTCAGCAGTGTTCCCAAAGCAGATGTATTGTTTGAATTAG GCAATGGCATTGCTGCTTTGCGGTCTGTCCCTACTGCAATTTACTCCTTCTTGCGCTGTATGGAAGCTGACCCAGATATTCCTGATCACTACAGCAACCTGCAGAGGACCATCATCTACTGTATCTCTCTGGGTGGAGACACAGACACCATTGCTACCATGGCAGGCGCCATTGCAGGGGCTTATTATGGGGAGGAACAGATACCCCCAAGTTGGGAGCAGAGCTGTGAAGCTTTTCAAGAGACACAGAAGCTGGCAAATAGCTTGTATGAACTGTACTGCCAGCGGCTCTGA